The Desulfobaccales bacterium genome segment GCTGATTTATTAGTGACAGACAGTGGTTGCAAAAAGGCTTATTCTGTGCAAGTTAAGACGGATACCACTACAAATAGTTTTTGGCTTTTAAATAAGAAAGCTAAAAACTTGGTGTCTCCTTCACATTATTATGTATTAGTTAGTCTTAAGAAAAATGGCGAAAAAGATTTCTATGTAATGCCCAGCAAAGTAGTCGCTCAAAAAGTAAGATATGATAAAAATGATGAAACAAGCAATTTTCCTTACATAACATATAAAGATGCTGAACCCTATCGGGATGCCTGGCACTTATTCGAAGAATAGGGAGAGACAATGTCATAAGTTACTATCGTTCTTTGCTCAATGTAACCATACGGGCAGATTATCCACCGCCACGCGGTAGGCCCGGGCCTTGATCTGAGCTCCTTCCCCAAACCAGATAGAATTCAGACGCCGGTCGTCATTCTGGGGGGACTTGCGTTTGCGGCAGTGGTCCACATATTCGGTGATGCCGTTATAGGCGGCCCAGAGGGTCCCCTGGACGCCGGGTTTGTCGTTGCCCTTCCCATTGGTAAAAAAGTATTTCGCCCAATCCCGGTGCTCTTTGGCTTTCAATGCTCCGTCCCGGTCTTGCCGGTCTCTGGGATTGGGAAACACTTGCTGGAGATATGCATGGAGACGGTCCTCACCCATCTCCACCCGAGCCATGTTTTGAAAGGCTTCCTCGATCTCCTCATAGCCTCGCTGAATGAGGCCCAGGGTGTATTTCGCCTGCTCCAGACGCTTATGGACATCCTTAGTATGGAAGACCCGCAATGCGGGCGGCCCCTCGCGCAGGGCCAGAGTCAGGGTATTGTTGCACACCACCCGGATGGGGGTGAACTTGATCTGCACGGCGCTGTTGCCGTCATGGCTGTTGCTTAACAGCAGGTATTTATCGGTGATGTCGGTCCCAGCTACTTTGATGGCATCCGGCAGCTTGGCCAAAATCCAAACCCGCTCCCCTTGGCCCAGGGCGCCAGCGGTGTGGTAAATGGCCGCTCTTTCTCCTACGATGCTGTCGAAGAAAGCGAAGGCCTCCCGGTTTTGCAAGGGCGTGTACTCCTCGCCCACGATGCCGAAGATGGGGCAAGTGGGACTGCCGAATGGATCCTGACTTTTACCCCACAAGTCTTTCCTGACCACCGCATATTTGCCGGTGGGCTGCATTACCGTGCCCCCCACGGCAATTAACAGCTTCTTTTCCACCTCCCAATCCAGGTTGGCTGCCTTGATGGCCTCAGCAGAGGTGGCCGGGCGGTCAAGTCTTATGCCGAGCCCATGCCAGGGCACCTCCCCTACATACATCATCGAGGCCCGGCCATCTTGAATATAAATTTCATGGGCCATGTCTGCTTCCTCCCGCTGTATATTATCGGCTGAAAAACACAGAAGATAAATTTCCCCAATTCTTGTACCCAGATCCTGATTACTATATTTGCAAAGGAGAAAGGGAAATAAAATGGGGGTTTTCTTTTTCCCTCGCAAAAATAGAGAGATTTAAAGCGTTCTATTTATTTGATTTTGTCGATCAATAACCTTTCTTGATCAGAACTGGCCACATTTCGTACTAAGGCCTTGGCATCGACTTCATTGAGTCGAAGAACGAGATAATTTGCTACCGCCGAACAGAGGGAGGTATCAAAATCCTTCGCTTCCTGCAAGGCTAATATAAGAGAAATGCCGTATTTTCGACATTCTTTGGCCATCGTGGGAATTAGTTTCAGTTTGGCAGCGTGATGAGCTTCATCAAAAACCACCGCATGCGTTATGCGACTCTGGATCCCCCGACGAAACATATCTTTGTAGAGACCGTAAAAGATGAGGGAGGCAAAGGCTTTTTGTAAATTTTGGTTTTGGGTGGCGTGGATTTGGAGGACTATGGGTCTATCACTCTCCCACAGGCTTTCCTGAGTGTCGTTTAAATCGAAAAATCCATAGTCAGCCAACTCCTCGAGACGCGCCAAGAGGGTTTGCAGACCGCGGTCCGGCTTGGGAGTGGCCCGTAGAATTTCCAGAAAGCGGCCGAAATGGGGCTCCGGAAG includes the following:
- a CDS encoding DUF932 domain-containing protein encodes the protein MAHEIYIQDGRASMMYVGEVPWHGLGIRLDRPATSAEAIKAANLDWEVEKKLLIAVGGTVMQPTGKYAVVRKDLWGKSQDPFGSPTCPIFGIVGEEYTPLQNREAFAFFDSIVGERAAIYHTAGALGQGERVWILAKLPDAIKVAGTDITDKYLLLSNSHDGNSAVQIKFTPIRVVCNNTLTLALREGPPALRVFHTKDVHKRLEQAKYTLGLIQRGYEEIEEAFQNMARVEMGEDRLHAYLQQVFPNPRDRQDRDGALKAKEHRDWAKYFFTNGKGNDKPGVQGTLWAAYNGITEYVDHCRKRKSPQNDDRRLNSIWFGEGAQIKARAYRVAVDNLPVWLH